Part of the Bacillus sp. THAF10 genome is shown below.
GGAGAGATCACGTATGAAAAACATTATGGTAAGAAAGTGGACTTTGTTAACAATGGTTGCGGTACTGTTAGTGTCGGTATTTGCAGGTTGCAGTTCTTCGACTCAATCAGCAGCAGGTAAGGAAAAGGAGACGCAAAGACCAATCATGGTTCAAGGGCCTATGCCGATTGAAGCGGAGAAATTTGCAGATAGACTGGAGAACGTGAAGGAAGAAAAATCAGGATCGTTTGTATTTTACATAGGGACGTTAGATAATTACCCGGTCATCGTTGCAAAAACCGGTAAAGGAATGGAAAATACGGCAGCAGCTACTGCCGTTGCCATTGAGAGATACAATCCGATAGCCATCATCAACCAAGGAACATCAGGTGGGCATGATGCAGACTTAAACGTATTCGATATTGTCTTAGGGGAAAGAACAACCAACCTTGGTTCTTTAAAGACAGCGAATAAGGATGAAAATCAAGGGACTGATCCAACGGAATGGATACCGATGGACCTGATGGCTTCGGAAGGTAGTGCAGGTGAAGATCCTAATGCCGAAAAGATTCGTTATTATGAGGGAGACAAAGAGCTTCTCGCAGCTGCCAATGCCGTGATAGATACCTATACGGAAGGGAAAATTGTTCAGGGGACTATCGGCTCTGCAGATGTGTGGAATAATGAAGTCGATCGAATTAAATGGTTCCATGAAAAATACGGCACATCCGTAGAAGAAATGGAAGGGGCTGCAGCTGCTCAAATCGCAGACGCCTATGATATCGCATTTCTAGGGATAAGAATACTATCCAATAATAAAGTGAACGGAGGCACATACAACCCCGAAACAGCAGCAGCCAACCAAGGATATGTGTATGAAGTGGTGAAAGAATACATTTCCACGTTGGATGGAGAATAAAGTAGTTGAGAGAAGCAAAGAGATAAAATGAACGATGCTAGTGAAAA
Proteins encoded:
- a CDS encoding 5'-methylthioadenosine/S-adenosylhomocysteine nucleosidase encodes the protein MKNIMVRKWTLLTMVAVLLVSVFAGCSSSTQSAAGKEKETQRPIMVQGPMPIEAEKFADRLENVKEEKSGSFVFYIGTLDNYPVIVAKTGKGMENTAAATAVAIERYNPIAIINQGTSGGHDADLNVFDIVLGERTTNLGSLKTANKDENQGTDPTEWIPMDLMASEGSAGEDPNAEKIRYYEGDKELLAAANAVIDTYTEGKIVQGTIGSADVWNNEVDRIKWFHEKYGTSVEEMEGAAAAQIADAYDIAFLGIRILSNNKVNGGTYNPETAAANQGYVYEVVKEYISTLDGE